From Streptomyces asiaticus, one genomic window encodes:
- a CDS encoding EamA family transporter, protein MRPVHIALAVLVTALWGVNFVVIEVGLDHFPPLLFCALRFLVAALPAVFLVGPPRVAWRWILGVGLALGVAKFGLLFIGMHEGMPAGLSSLVLQIQAVFTALFAAVFLAERPGRRRLLGMAVALAGIAVAAVDEGTSGPLLGFVLVVAAAAFWGVSNVLTRKAAPPDALNFMVWVSLVPVLPLLLLSLMFEGARPDLDALSRLDWAGVGAIVYVAWVTTVFGFGVWGFLLRTYDASAVAPFSLLVPVFGMSSAALVLGEGISAARWLAAALLVGGVALTSLPAGRLSRMRLGARRHAESSEPPESPESSESPESPESTEPNGHDGPRETPSPGLRPRRRAAAADAPGPGPAAPGTLAPADTTASRTPSTASRPSLRG, encoded by the coding sequence ATGCGACCTGTGCACATAGCCCTCGCCGTGCTGGTCACGGCCCTGTGGGGGGTCAACTTCGTGGTCATCGAGGTGGGCCTCGACCACTTCCCGCCCCTGCTCTTCTGCGCCCTGCGGTTCCTGGTGGCCGCGCTGCCCGCCGTCTTCCTGGTCGGCCCGCCGAGGGTCGCCTGGCGATGGATCCTGGGGGTGGGGCTGGCCCTGGGCGTGGCGAAGTTCGGGCTGCTGTTCATCGGGATGCACGAGGGGATGCCCGCCGGGCTGTCCTCGCTGGTGCTCCAGATCCAGGCGGTGTTCACGGCGCTGTTCGCGGCCGTCTTCCTCGCCGAACGCCCCGGCCGGCGGCGGCTGCTGGGCATGGCCGTCGCCCTCGCCGGGATCGCGGTGGCCGCCGTGGACGAGGGCACCTCGGGGCCGCTTCTCGGCTTCGTCCTCGTCGTGGCGGCGGCGGCCTTCTGGGGTGTCTCCAACGTCCTCACCCGCAAGGCGGCGCCGCCCGACGCCCTGAACTTCATGGTGTGGGTGAGCCTGGTGCCGGTGCTGCCGCTGCTCCTGCTCTCGCTGATGTTCGAGGGCGCGCGGCCCGATCTGGACGCGCTGAGCCGGCTCGACTGGGCCGGGGTGGGCGCGATCGTCTATGTCGCCTGGGTCACCACGGTGTTCGGTTTCGGGGTCTGGGGCTTTCTGCTGCGCACTTACGACGCCTCGGCGGTCGCCCCGTTCTCGCTGCTGGTGCCGGTCTTCGGGATGTCCTCGGCGGCGCTGGTGCTGGGGGAGGGCATCAGCGCGGCGCGCTGGCTGGCGGCGGCGCTGCTGGTGGGCGGCGTGGCGCTGACGTCGCTCCCGGCCGGGAGGCTGAGCCGGATGCGGCTGGGGGCGCGCCGCCACGCCGAGTCGTCCGAGCCGCCCGAGTCGCCCGAGTCGTCCGAGTCGCCCGAGTCGCCCGAGTCGACCGAGCCGAACGGTCACGACGGGCCGAGGGAGACTCCGAGCCCCGGGCTCAGGCCGCGTCGGCGAGCAGCCGCAGCAGATGCTCCCGGCCCGGGGCCAGCAGCTCCGGGAACGCTCGCGCCTGCGGATACCACCGCTTCTCGTACTCCCAGCACAGCCAGCCGTCCCAGCCTTCGCGGCTGA
- a CDS encoding LysR family transcriptional regulator, whose translation MLDLGRLRALHAVSVHGSVSAAAIALGYTPSAVSQQIAKLERETRTALLERQGRGIALTDAARHLAATAQQLLAIVEEAETTLEERRGQPTGRLVIGAFASAARGLMPVVLAALRAEHPSLDARLLEVDPHLSVDLVAQGVIDLAVAHDWDIAPLPAPEGQERAVIGEDLCDLLVPAGHPLARVAARRPLRREDLPGRRWICQPPGSVCHDWLVRTLRASGHEPDLAYQAAENHTQIALVAAGLGVALMPRLGRGPLPDGVLALSLEPVPVRRLYALWRPGAARRPAITETVRLLGDLWPRRTG comes from the coding sequence GTGCTGGATCTGGGTCGACTGCGGGCTCTGCACGCGGTGTCCGTGCACGGCTCGGTCAGCGCCGCCGCGATCGCGCTCGGCTACACCCCGTCCGCCGTGTCGCAGCAGATCGCCAAGTTGGAACGGGAGACCCGGACGGCCCTGCTGGAGCGGCAGGGCCGGGGCATCGCGCTGACCGACGCGGCCCGGCATCTGGCCGCCACCGCCCAGCAGTTGCTCGCCATCGTCGAGGAGGCCGAGACCACGCTGGAGGAGCGGCGCGGACAGCCGACCGGCCGGCTGGTGATCGGCGCCTTCGCCTCGGCGGCGCGCGGGCTGATGCCCGTGGTGCTGGCCGCGCTCAGGGCCGAACACCCCTCCCTGGACGCCCGGTTGCTCGAAGTGGACCCGCATCTGTCGGTTGACCTGGTGGCGCAGGGGGTCATCGACCTGGCGGTGGCCCATGACTGGGACATCGCCCCGCTGCCCGCCCCGGAGGGTCAGGAACGGGCGGTCATCGGGGAGGATCTGTGCGATCTGCTCGTCCCGGCCGGACATCCGCTGGCCCGGGTGGCCGCACGGCGCCCGCTGCGCCGCGAGGACCTGCCGGGCCGGCGGTGGATCTGCCAGCCGCCGGGGTCGGTGTGCCACGACTGGCTGGTCCGTACGCTGCGCGCCTCGGGCCATGAGCCGGACCTGGCGTACCAGGCGGCGGAGAACCACACCCAGATCGCCCTGGTGGCGGCCGGTCTCGGCGTCGCGCTCATGCCGCGTCTTGGCCGCGGTCCGCTGCCGGACGGGGTGCTGGCGCTGTCCCTGGAGCCGGTCCCGGTACGGCGGCTGTACGCCCTGTGGCGCCCGGGTGCGGCCCGCCGCCCCGCCATCACCGAGACGGTGCGGCTCCTGGGCGACCTCTGGCCGCGCCGCACGGGCTGA
- a CDS encoding S28 family serine protease, producing the protein MRKMLRWLLSLAILVGAVGAGAGSASAAPAAPAQPDIKERVLAIPGMRFVEEQPYEGYRFLVFSYAQPVDHRHPSKGTFQQRFTLLHKATDRPTVFYTSGYNVTTAPRRSEPTQLVDGNQVSMEYRFFTPSRPQPADWSKLDIWQAASDQHRLFRALKPIYGKKWLATGGSKGGMTATYYRRFYPNDMAGTVAYVAPNDVVNDEDSAYDRFFAGVGTAECRTRLNAVQREALVRRDEIVKRYQKWADDEKQTFTVVGSADKAYENVVLDLVWAFWQYHLLKDCADVPAPTASTDELYGFIDEISGFSAYTDQGLETYTPYYYQAGTELGSPTFKTPHLAGLLRYPGIYAPRTYVPRDIPMHFKQGVMRDIDRWVRHDAHRMLFVYGQNDPWGAERFQVGKGAKDAYVYTVAGGNHGSSIAQLTGDQKAKATAEVQRWAGVSPTSKPLARHNAKLDRREIEREPVTLRP; encoded by the coding sequence ATGCGCAAGATGCTCAGATGGCTGTTGTCGCTCGCGATACTGGTGGGGGCGGTCGGCGCGGGCGCCGGAAGCGCGTCCGCGGCACCGGCCGCCCCCGCCCAGCCGGACATCAAGGAGCGTGTCCTGGCGATTCCCGGAATGCGTTTCGTGGAGGAGCAGCCCTACGAGGGCTATCGCTTCCTCGTCTTCAGCTACGCCCAGCCGGTGGACCACCGGCATCCCTCCAAGGGCACCTTCCAACAGCGGTTCACGCTGCTGCACAAGGCCACCGACCGGCCCACGGTCTTCTACACCTCGGGCTACAACGTCACCACCGCACCGCGCCGCAGTGAGCCCACGCAGCTGGTGGACGGCAATCAGGTGTCCATGGAGTACCGTTTCTTCACTCCCTCCCGGCCCCAGCCCGCCGACTGGTCCAAGCTGGACATCTGGCAGGCCGCGAGCGACCAGCACCGCCTCTTCCGGGCCCTGAAGCCCATCTACGGCAAGAAGTGGCTGGCCACCGGCGGCAGCAAGGGCGGGATGACGGCCACCTACTACCGCCGCTTCTACCCGAACGACATGGCGGGCACCGTCGCCTATGTCGCGCCCAACGACGTCGTCAACGACGAGGACTCCGCCTACGACCGCTTCTTCGCGGGCGTCGGCACCGCCGAATGCCGCACCAGGCTCAACGCGGTGCAGCGCGAGGCGCTGGTGCGGCGCGACGAGATCGTGAAGCGCTACCAGAAGTGGGCGGACGACGAGAAGCAGACCTTCACCGTCGTCGGCAGCGCCGACAAGGCGTACGAGAACGTGGTCCTGGACCTGGTGTGGGCCTTCTGGCAGTACCACCTGCTGAAGGACTGCGCGGACGTCCCGGCCCCGACCGCGTCCACCGACGAGCTGTACGGCTTCATCGACGAGATCTCGGGCTTCTCCGCCTACACCGACCAGGGCCTGGAGACCTACACGCCGTACTACTACCAGGCGGGCACCGAGCTCGGCTCGCCCACCTTCAAGACCCCGCACCTGGCCGGGCTGCTGCGCTACCCCGGCATCTACGCGCCGCGCACCTATGTGCCGCGTGACATCCCGATGCACTTCAAGCAGGGCGTGATGCGGGACATCGACCGCTGGGTCCGGCACGACGCCCACCGGATGCTCTTCGTCTACGGCCAGAACGACCCGTGGGGCGCCGAGCGCTTCCAGGTCGGCAAGGGTGCCAAGGACGCGTACGTCTACACGGTGGCAGGCGGCAACCACGGCTCCAGCATCGCCCAGCTGACGGGCGACCAGAAGGCCAAGGCCACCGCGGAGGTGCAGCGCTGGGCGGGCGTCAGCCCGACGAGCAAGCCCCTCGCCCGGCACAACGCGAAGCTCGACCGCCGCGAGATCGAGCGCGAGCCGGTGACGCTGCGCCCGTAG
- a CDS encoding macrolide family glycosyltransferase: MTPPTGAKPPTHIAMFGIAAHGHVNPSLEVMRELVARGHRVTYAIPESFAEKVAETGAEPKTYTSILHGENVPGARGSDLIDYIEPFLTEAEQALPQHLAAYEGDEPDLVMYDVTAYPAHVLAHRWGVSAVELAPSFVPWDGYREEVFEPMYAHMRRSERGRAYYARYRAWLEGNGLAGTDPDRLIGRPSRCVALIPELLQPNADRVDASVYSFVGGCQSARRDVAEWRRPERAAGTDRILLISLGSTWTREPGFYRECLAAFGDLPGWYVVLQIGEFVDPDELGEIPSNVEVHTWIPQLSVLRQADAFVTHAGAGGAQEGLACGVPMVAVPQAVDQFRNADTLEGLGVGRHLPKEEATAPALRKAVLDLVDDPEVAARCAALKARMAAEGGPDRAADLIEAELPVRHRARNRRGSRCVEAAC, translated from the coding sequence ATGACCCCACCGACGGGTGCCAAGCCCCCCACACACATAGCCATGTTCGGCATCGCGGCACACGGGCACGTCAACCCGAGCCTGGAGGTGATGCGCGAGCTGGTGGCCCGCGGCCACCGGGTTACCTACGCCATCCCCGAGTCGTTCGCCGAGAAGGTGGCCGAAACCGGCGCCGAGCCGAAGACCTACACCTCGATCCTCCATGGTGAGAATGTGCCGGGCGCCAGAGGCTCCGATCTGATCGACTACATCGAGCCGTTTCTCACCGAGGCGGAGCAGGCACTTCCGCAGCATCTGGCGGCCTACGAGGGCGATGAGCCGGATCTGGTGATGTACGACGTCACCGCCTATCCGGCGCATGTCCTCGCCCATCGGTGGGGCGTGTCCGCCGTCGAGCTCGCGCCCAGCTTCGTGCCCTGGGACGGCTATCGCGAAGAGGTCTTCGAGCCGATGTACGCCCATATGCGGCGGTCGGAGCGCGGCCGGGCCTACTACGCGCGCTACCGCGCCTGGCTCGAGGGCAACGGCCTGGCCGGCACCGACCCCGACCGGCTCATCGGTCGCCCCAGCCGCTGTGTCGCCCTCATCCCCGAACTGCTCCAGCCCAACGCCGACCGCGTCGACGCCTCCGTCTACAGCTTCGTCGGCGGCTGCCAGAGCGCCCGCCGCGACGTGGCGGAGTGGCGCCGCCCGGAGCGGGCCGCCGGGACCGACCGGATCCTGCTGATCTCGCTCGGCTCCACCTGGACCAGGGAGCCCGGCTTCTACCGAGAGTGCCTCGCGGCGTTCGGCGATCTGCCGGGCTGGTACGTGGTGCTCCAGATCGGCGAGTTCGTCGACCCGGACGAGCTCGGCGAGATCCCGTCCAATGTCGAAGTGCACACGTGGATACCTCAGTTGAGCGTGTTGCGGCAGGCCGACGCGTTCGTCACCCACGCGGGTGCGGGCGGCGCCCAGGAGGGGCTGGCCTGCGGGGTGCCGATGGTCGCCGTACCGCAGGCCGTCGACCAGTTCCGCAACGCGGACACGCTCGAAGGGCTCGGGGTCGGCCGCCATCTGCCCAAGGAGGAGGCCACCGCTCCGGCGCTGCGCAAGGCGGTGCTCGATCTGGTGGACGACCCCGAGGTGGCCGCCCGCTGCGCCGCGCTCAAGGCGCGGATGGCCGCGGAGGGCGGACCGGACCGGGCGGCGGACCTGATCGAGGCGGAGCTGCCGGTCCGACACCGCGCGCGGAACCGGCGCGGGTCGCGATGCGTCGAAGCGGCGTGCTGA
- a CDS encoding glycoside hydrolase family 3 protein — MEGVRVHTTSRRALLTATLAAAAAGACSGPTNSSPAPAAPARRTTAGSGSPSATASRPTTESGRDHERDRRRIDELIGRMTLDQKIGQLFVMRVYGHSATRPDPADVAANRKEIGVDNAAELIAKYHVGGVMYIGWAHNIRDPHQVAALSNGIQKAALATSVPVPVLLSTDQEYGTVARVGAPATLFPGAMALGAGGSAADARTAARTAGAELAALGIRQDYAPIADVNVDPANPVIGVRSFGADPKAVARMVAAQVAGYQSAGVAATAKHFPGHGDTSVDSHVGLPRITHSRKEWERLDAPPFRAAIEAGIDSIMTAHLLFPALDPADDPATLSRPILTGVLREELGYDGVVVTDSLGMAGVRKKYGDDRVPVLALKAGVDQLLNPPSLSLAFEGVRKAVKAGELSEDRIDRSLRRVLELKVRRGLFEEPYTSDRAVNRTVGTREHRATADRIAERTTTLITNRGGLLPLSPRRHRDLLVVGVDAAAPSGTGGPPTSVLARALSGLGFRTEALTTGTASSPGPSPQRIEAAVAAARERDAVIVTTYDIAAGSAQRALVARLVATGVPVVHLALRNPYDIARLNGRDTAPGASLAAYCWTDVELRAAARVIAGRTTPHGKLPVAIRHADDPSRVLYPIGHGLSY, encoded by the coding sequence ATGGAAGGAGTGCGGGTGCACACGACGTCTCGCCGCGCCCTGCTCACCGCCACCCTGGCCGCCGCGGCGGCCGGTGCGTGCAGCGGACCGACGAACAGCTCCCCCGCGCCCGCGGCCCCCGCGCGCCGCACCACCGCCGGTTCCGGCAGCCCCTCCGCGACCGCCTCCCGGCCCACCACGGAGTCCGGCCGGGACCACGAGCGCGACCGCCGGCGGATCGACGAGCTCATCGGGCGGATGACGCTGGACCAGAAGATCGGCCAGCTCTTCGTGATGCGGGTGTACGGCCATTCGGCCACCCGCCCCGACCCGGCCGATGTCGCGGCCAACCGCAAGGAGATCGGGGTCGACAACGCCGCCGAGCTGATCGCGAAGTATCACGTGGGCGGGGTGATGTACATCGGATGGGCACACAACATCCGCGATCCCCACCAGGTGGCCGCGCTCTCCAACGGCATCCAGAAGGCCGCGCTGGCCACTTCCGTGCCGGTCCCCGTCCTGCTCTCCACCGACCAGGAGTACGGCACCGTCGCCCGGGTCGGCGCGCCCGCCACGCTGTTCCCGGGCGCCATGGCGCTCGGCGCGGGCGGCAGCGCGGCCGACGCCCGTACGGCAGCCCGCACCGCCGGAGCGGAGCTGGCCGCGCTCGGCATCCGGCAGGACTACGCCCCGATCGCGGACGTCAATGTCGACCCCGCCAACCCGGTGATCGGCGTGCGCTCCTTCGGCGCCGACCCGAAGGCCGTGGCCCGGATGGTGGCGGCGCAGGTGGCGGGCTATCAGAGCGCCGGGGTCGCGGCCACCGCCAAGCACTTCCCCGGCCACGGCGACACCAGCGTGGACAGCCATGTGGGCCTGCCGCGGATCACCCACTCCCGGAAGGAGTGGGAGCGGCTGGACGCGCCGCCGTTCCGGGCCGCGATCGAGGCCGGTATCGACTCGATCATGACGGCCCATCTGCTCTTCCCCGCGCTCGACCCGGCCGACGACCCCGCCACCCTCTCCCGCCCCATCCTCACCGGTGTGCTCCGCGAGGAGCTGGGCTACGACGGGGTGGTGGTCACCGACTCGCTCGGCATGGCGGGGGTGCGGAAGAAGTACGGCGACGACCGGGTGCCGGTGCTGGCGCTCAAGGCGGGCGTGGACCAGCTGCTCAACCCGCCGAGCCTGTCCCTCGCCTTCGAGGGCGTGCGCAAGGCCGTCAAGGCGGGCGAGCTCAGCGAGGACCGCATCGACCGCTCGCTGCGGCGCGTCCTCGAACTCAAGGTGCGCCGGGGCCTGTTCGAAGAGCCGTACACCAGCGACCGCGCGGTCAACCGCACGGTGGGCACCCGGGAGCACCGCGCCACCGCCGACCGCATCGCCGAGCGCACCACCACCCTGATCACCAACCGCGGCGGACTGCTGCCGCTGTCGCCGCGCCGCCACCGCGATCTGCTGGTGGTGGGCGTGGACGCCGCGGCGCCCTCCGGCACCGGCGGCCCGCCGACGTCCGTCCTGGCGCGCGCCCTGTCCGGCCTCGGCTTCCGCACGGAGGCGCTGACCACCGGCACCGCCAGTTCCCCCGGCCCCTCCCCGCAGCGCATCGAGGCGGCGGTCGCCGCGGCGCGGGAACGGGACGCGGTGATCGTGACGACGTACGACATCGCCGCCGGCTCCGCCCAGCGCGCCCTGGTGGCACGGCTGGTGGCCACCGGCGTGCCGGTGGTGCACCTGGCCCTGCGCAACCCCTACGACATCGCGCGCCTGAACGGCCGCGACACGGCCCCCGGCGCCTCGCTGGCCGCCTACTGCTGGACGGATGTGGAACTGCGCGCCGCCGCCCGCGTCATCGCGGGCCGGACCACCCCGCACGGCAAACTGCCGGTGGCGATCCGGCACGCCGACGACCCGTCCCGGGTGCTGTACCCGATCGGGCACGGGCTGAGCTACTAA